A segment of the Sphingopyxis sp. OAS728 genome:
GCGCGTGACCGACCATCTGCCGCCGTCGCAGCGCAGCGGTCCGCGCCAGCGCCTGTGGAAGGTGCGAACGAAGCGCGTGATCCTCGCAACGGGCGCGTTCGAACGGCCGATCGCTTTCGCCGGCAACGACCTGCCCGGCGTAATGCTGGCATCGGCGGCGCAAACTTATGCGCTGCGTTACGGCGCGGCGCCCGGGCGACGCATCCTCGTCGCGACGAACAATGACAGCGCTTATCACGCGGCCTTCGCGCTGCACGATGCGGGGGTCGAGATTGTGGCGATCGTCGACAGCCGCGCGAAGGGCGGCGAGGCGACAGAGGGCGCTGCCACCCGCGGCATCCGCACGATCATGCAGAGTGCGCCGACGAAGGCGAAGGGGCGCCGCCGCGTGAGCGGTGCTGTCGTCGCGGGGATCGACGACGGCAAGGTCCGCCAGTCGATCGCCTGCGACACGATCCTGATGTCGAACGGCTGGAACCCCGCGGTGCATCTCCATTCGCAATCGGGCGGTTCGCTGGCGTTCAATTCCTCGCTCGAAGCCTTCCTGCCCAGCAAGTCGGTGCAGGCGGCGGTCAATGTCGGCGCAGCAGCCGGCATCTTCGACCTCGATATCGCCGTCGCCAGCGGGCGCGCGGCGGGGCAGGGCGAAGAGGTGCAGGCGCCGTTCCCGGCGGCGGTCGGCCCGACGCTGCACTTCGCCGACGGCGATGCGCGCGCGGCCAAGGCGTGGGTCGATTTCCAGAACGATGTGACCGCCGGCGACGTCCAGATCGCGGCGCGCGAGAATTTCCGTTCGGTCGAACATCTCAAGCGCTACACGACGCTCGGCATGGCGTCGGATCAGGGCAAGACCTCGAACGTCACCGGCATCCACATGCTGTCGAACTTGCTCGGCAAGCCGCCGCAGGCGATCGGCACGACCAAGTTCCGCCCGCCCTTCGACCCCGTGACCATCGGCGGGTTTGCCGGGCGCGCGGTCGGCGACAATCTGATGCCGATCGCACATGCGGCGGCGCATATGTCGGCCGTCGCAGCGGGTGCGAAGATGGAGAATTACGGCGCCTGGCTCCGCCCGGCCTATTTCCCCCGCGCCGGCGAAGACGAACATGGCGCCGTCGCGCGCGAGGTGCTTGCGGTCCGCGGTCAAGTCGGGCTGTTCGACGCCTCGCCGCTCGGCAAGATCGAGGTCAAGGGTCCCGACGCCGCCGAATTCCTGCAACGCATTTATGTAAACGGCGTCCGCAATTTGAAGGTCGGGCGATGCCGCTACGGCCTGATGCTCAGCGAGCAGGGCATCATCTACGACGATGGCGTCTTCGCGAAGATCGCCGAGGATCATTTCCTCGTCGGCACGACGAGCGGCCATGCGGCGGCAATCGCCGACATGTTGCAGGAATGGCTGCAGTGCGAATGGACCGACCTCAAGGTCCTCGTCGAGAATGTGACGACCGGCTGGGCGGTGATGAACGTCGCCGGCCCGAAGGCGCGCGCGGTGATCGAGGGGATCGGCACCGACATCGACCTGTCGCGCGACGCTTTTCCGCACATGGCCTATCGCGAGGGCATGGTCGGCGGCGTCCCGGCAAGAATCCAGCGCGTCAGCTTCTCGGGCGAACTGTCCTATGAGGTCTCGGTACCGTGGGGCTTTGGCTGCGCGCTTTGGGACGCGATGATGCAGGCCGGCGCGCCGCACGGCATCACGCCGTTCGGGGTTGAAGCGCTGATGGCGCTCCGCATCGAGAAGGGTTTCCTCCACGTCGGATCGGATACCGATGGCACGACGATGCCGCAGGACGTCGGCTTCGGCGGTGCCGTCGCGAAGAAGCCCGACGATTTCGTCGGCCGCCGCTCGACGATGACGCCCGAGGGGCTGCGTGACGATCGCAGGCAACTGGTCGGCCTCGAAACGCTCGACAGCGGCGGCGCGTTCGAATGCGGCGCGCATATCCTGTCGGCCGACACGAAGGGGATCGGCGCGACGCAGGGGTGGGTCACCTCCTCGGTCCAGTCGCCCACCCTCGGCCGCCCGCTCGCGATGGGGCTGATCGCACGCGGCACGGCACGCATCGGCGAGACGGTGCAGGTCTGGAACCTGGGCAAGGGGCGCCCGGCGCGCATCGTTGACCCGCGCTTTTACGATCCGGCGGGAGAAAAGCTCGATGGCTGATACAGGCGCAATCACGCCGGCGCGGGCCGCCGCGAACGATCTGCTGGTCGAGGGGACGGACGTGCGGTTGGCCGCCGAAACCGGGCTGGGCATGGCCAAGTTGCAGATCCTCGCGGTGGACCCCGATGCCTGGTTCGAACAGGCGCTCGGCCTTGTGCCGCCGTCGGCGCTGACCGAGATCGAACCCGGCCCGGTCGCCATCGCATGGCTGGCGCCGGGCGAGTGGCTGGTGACGGGCGGCGAGGCCGATGTCGAGCGCGTCCGCCTCCGCTGCGCGGAAGCCGCGGGCGGCCTCGGCCTGATGGTCGATATCACCCATGCCCGCGCGACGTTCGAACTGAGCGGCGCCGCCGCGCGCTCGATCCTCGCCGCGCACTGTCCGCTCGATTTCGGCAACGAAGCGATGCCTGTCGGTGCCGCGAAACGATCGATGTTTTCGGACACCGGATTTTTCATCAGCCGCCGCGCTGACCGCGATGGACAGCCCTGTTTTCGGCTGATCTTCGATCAGGCGATGGCGGGCTATGCCGGGCGGATGCTCGGCGCAACCATCGCAGGAGCTGCTTTGTGACGACCTCGGATCTCGTTCTGAAATTCCGCGCGCCCGACAAGCCGGGGATCATGGCAGCGGTTGCGCCGACATTGGCGGCGCGTGGCTGCGATATCCGCGAGGCGGAGGTTTATGGCGACGACGATACGGGGGGATTTTTCCTGCGCATGGCGCTGACCAGCCCGGTCGGCCGCGACGAGCTCGCGAAGACCGTCGAACCGGTCGCGACCGATCTGGCGCTCGAATGGGAGTTGCACGATCTTGCGCGGCGCACCCCAGTGCTGCTCGCGGTGTCGAAATTCGGCCATTGCCTGATCGACATCATCCACAAGAAGGAGATCGGCCAGCTGCCGATCGACATCGTCGGGGTGGTCTCGAACCACGAAGCGATGCGCAAAACCGCCGAATGGCATGGCCTTGCCTATCATCACCTGCCGATGAGCGAGGGGAAGGAGGCGCAGGAAGCGCGCTTCCTGTCGATCATCGAGGAAAGCGGCGCCGAACTCACCGTGCTCGCGCGCTATATGCAGATCCTCTCCGACGGCTTTTCGGAAGCGCTCGCCGGGCGCTGCATCAATATCCACCACAGCTTCCTGCCGAGCTTCAAGGGCGCGAAACCCTATCATCAGGCGCATGGGCGCGGCGTGAAGATCATCGGCGCGACCGCGCATTTCGTCACCGCCGACCTCGATGAAGGCCCGATCATCGAACAGGATGTGCGCCGCGTGAGCCACCGGACGACTGCCGACGAAATGGTCGCAATCGGGCGCGAGATCGAGGCGTCGGTGCTGTCGCGCGCCGTGCGCTGGTATGCCGAACACCGTATCTTCCAGAACGGGAACAAGACCGTCGTGCTCTGACAGGGCGCCCAACCGACAATCAAAAGGAGAGACTTATGGCCGACCTTTCAAGCTACATCGTGAACCCGGGGCCCAAGACGCCGGTCACGGGATTGAAGGCGGCCGTGACGACCGACAGCGCGATCGTCACCGAGACGATCATGAAGATATTGAATAGCGGCGGCAACGCGGCCGACGCGGTGATCGCGGGGGCGATGGTGCAGGCGGCGGTCGAACCGTTCATGACCAACCACGCCGGGCTCGTCACCATGCTCTATTATGAGGCGAAGACGGGCAAGGTCCACCAGCTCGACAGCCTCGGCGGCCATCCATCGGGCCTGCCGCCGTTCAAGCCGGTGCCACCGGGGCTCGGCAGCTATGCCGCTTCGCCGCCGTCGGCGATCATCCCTGGCTTCATGCCGGGGTTGAAACAAATCCACGCGAAATTCGCGACGAAGGACTGGGCCGATCTTTGCGCCGATGCGGTGCGCTGGGCCGAGACGGGGCATGAGGTGTCGACCTTCGAATATGGCGTGAACATCTATGGCGAGAAGTTCATCACCTATTTCCCCGAAGGCCGCGATTTCTATCAGCCGAATGGCTATTTTCCGAACGTCGGCGACATCTTCACCCCGCCGGGCATGGCGGAAACGCTGCGCGGCGTCCGCGACAACGGCCCCGACTATATGATCACCGGCCCCTGGGCCGAGAAGTTCGTCGCCAAGGGCAACGAGCTCGGCTGGAAGGTCCAGCTCGACCATATGACCGAGACGCCGCCGCGCTGGGTCGAGCCGCTGCGCTTTCCTTACAATGAATATGAAATCCTCTTC
Coding sequences within it:
- the purU gene encoding formyltetrahydrofolate deformylase, translated to MTTSDLVLKFRAPDKPGIMAAVAPTLAARGCDIREAEVYGDDDTGGFFLRMALTSPVGRDELAKTVEPVATDLALEWELHDLARRTPVLLAVSKFGHCLIDIIHKKEIGQLPIDIVGVVSNHEAMRKTAEWHGLAYHHLPMSEGKEAQEARFLSIIEESGAELTVLARYMQILSDGFSEALAGRCINIHHSFLPSFKGAKPYHQAHGRGVKIIGATAHFVTADLDEGPIIEQDVRRVSHRTTADEMVAIGREIEASVLSRAVRWYAEHRIFQNGNKTVVL
- a CDS encoding sarcosine oxidase subunit gamma — translated: MADTGAITPARAAANDLLVEGTDVRLAAETGLGMAKLQILAVDPDAWFEQALGLVPPSALTEIEPGPVAIAWLAPGEWLVTGGEADVERVRLRCAEAAGGLGLMVDITHARATFELSGAAARSILAAHCPLDFGNEAMPVGAAKRSMFSDTGFFISRRADRDGQPCFRLIFDQAMAGYAGRMLGATIAGAAL
- a CDS encoding sarcosine oxidase subunit alpha family protein, which produces MSGWRLNTAGRVDRGQRIAFQWAGRTLHGHPGDTLASALMANGVSIIGRSFKYHRPRGLLAAGLEEPNAIIQLETGAVAVPNVKATQIELYEGLVANPVNAKPSVEFDWLAVNSLFKRFIPAAFYYKTFMWPNWHWFEPAIRKAAGLGDAPQGVDPDSYHHRFAHTDILIVGSGAAGLSAAVAAAKGGEKVLLVEADAELGGGLLSEPSEVEELTALAWRDRMLAALAGMPNVTVMDRTMAFGFYDHQLVGLCERVTDHLPPSQRSGPRQRLWKVRTKRVILATGAFERPIAFAGNDLPGVMLASAAQTYALRYGAAPGRRILVATNNDSAYHAAFALHDAGVEIVAIVDSRAKGGEATEGAATRGIRTIMQSAPTKAKGRRRVSGAVVAGIDDGKVRQSIACDTILMSNGWNPAVHLHSQSGGSLAFNSSLEAFLPSKSVQAAVNVGAAAGIFDLDIAVASGRAAGQGEEVQAPFPAAVGPTLHFADGDARAAKAWVDFQNDVTAGDVQIAARENFRSVEHLKRYTTLGMASDQGKTSNVTGIHMLSNLLGKPPQAIGTTKFRPPFDPVTIGGFAGRAVGDNLMPIAHAAAHMSAVAAGAKMENYGAWLRPAYFPRAGEDEHGAVAREVLAVRGQVGLFDASPLGKIEVKGPDAAEFLQRIYVNGVRNLKVGRCRYGLMLSEQGIIYDDGVFAKIAEDHFLVGTTSGHAAAIADMLQEWLQCEWTDLKVLVENVTTGWAVMNVAGPKARAVIEGIGTDIDLSRDAFPHMAYREGMVGGVPARIQRVSFSGELSYEVSVPWGFGCALWDAMMQAGAPHGITPFGVEALMALRIEKGFLHVGSDTDGTTMPQDVGFGGAVAKKPDDFVGRRSTMTPEGLRDDRRQLVGLETLDSGGAFECGAHILSADTKGIGATQGWVTSSVQSPTLGRPLAMGLIARGTARIGETVQVWNLGKGRPARIVDPRFYDPAGEKLDG